The following proteins come from a genomic window of Nothobranchius furzeri strain GRZ-AD chromosome 1, NfurGRZ-RIMD1, whole genome shotgun sequence:
- the LOC107384610 gene encoding ras-related protein Rab-19 isoform X2, giving the protein MFTEKQQNTIGVDFTVRTVDIKGKRVKMQVWDTAGQERFRTITQSYYRSAHGAVIAYDITRSSTFNSVSHWIKEVELYGAANVVLVLIGNKCDLEQERQVPFEKACSLAKESSMLAALETSAKESRNVEEAFLMMARELMSRNGLQVQQGETESCSAPQIHLRSNSRPVEVAHVAAYKPPEKKSCC; this is encoded by the exons atgttcactgagaaacagcagAACACCATCGGGGTGGATTTCACAGTGAGGACGGTGGACATCAAAGGCAAGAGAGTGAAG ATGCAGGTGTGGGACACAGCTGGTCAGGAGCGGTTTCGTACCATCACTCAGAGTTACTACCGTAGTGCTCACGGTGCTGTGATCGCGTATGACATCACTAGAAGCTCGACCTTTAACTCGGTGAGCCATTGGATCAAGGAGGTTGAGCTTTATGGAGCAGCTAACGTGGTTCTGGTGCTCATAG GTAACAAATGTGACTTGGAGCAGGAACGCCAGGTTCCATTTGAGAAGGCCTGCAGCCTGGCGAAGGAGAGCAGCATGCTCGCTGCTTTGGAGACGTCTGCAAAG gagagtcgAAATGTGGAAGAAGCCTTTCTGATGATGGCCAGAGAGCTGATGTCTCGCAATGGCCTCCAAGTCCAGCAGGGAGAGACGGAGAGCTGCAGCGCTCCTCAGATTCACCTCAGAAGCAACTCTCGACCAGTCGAAGTTGCCCACGTAGCTGCTTACAAGCCACCTGAGAAAAAGTCATGCTGCTGA
- the LOC107384610 gene encoding ras-related protein Rab-19 isoform X1, with translation MQAPGHEHDDTFDFLFKIILIGDTNVGKTCVVQNFKSGMFTEKQQNTIGVDFTVRTVDIKGKRVKMQVWDTAGQERFRTITQSYYRSAHGAVIAYDITRSSTFNSVSHWIKEVELYGAANVVLVLIGNKCDLEQERQVPFEKACSLAKESSMLAALETSAKESRNVEEAFLMMARELMSRNGLQVQQGETESCSAPQIHLRSNSRPVEVAHVAAYKPPEKKSCC, from the exons ATGCAGGCGCCAGGTCATGAGCATGATGACACTTTTGATTTCCTGTTTAAGATCATCCTCATTGGAGACACCAATGTAGGCAAGACCTGCGTGGTCCAGAATTTCAAGTCCGGgatgttcactgagaaacagcagAACACCATCGGGGTGGATTTCACAGTGAGGACGGTGGACATCAAAGGCAAGAGAGTGAAG ATGCAGGTGTGGGACACAGCTGGTCAGGAGCGGTTTCGTACCATCACTCAGAGTTACTACCGTAGTGCTCACGGTGCTGTGATCGCGTATGACATCACTAGAAGCTCGACCTTTAACTCGGTGAGCCATTGGATCAAGGAGGTTGAGCTTTATGGAGCAGCTAACGTGGTTCTGGTGCTCATAG GTAACAAATGTGACTTGGAGCAGGAACGCCAGGTTCCATTTGAGAAGGCCTGCAGCCTGGCGAAGGAGAGCAGCATGCTCGCTGCTTTGGAGACGTCTGCAAAG gagagtcgAAATGTGGAAGAAGCCTTTCTGATGATGGCCAGAGAGCTGATGTCTCGCAATGGCCTCCAAGTCCAGCAGGGAGAGACGGAGAGCTGCAGCGCTCCTCAGATTCACCTCAGAAGCAACTCTCGACCAGTCGAAGTTGCCCACGTAGCTGCTTACAAGCCACCTGAGAAAAAGTCATGCTGCTGA
- the LOC107384600 gene encoding tetraspanin-8, which translates to MQKSSVVVVADKTSLKRPFIFANAVHMALCFFMLRMTVIWHRDLIQTGKMVPSISVAMMYVIEAGCLLLSVLGVFGACKGKRWCLILYAAGMAAASQTIIIRTALSYQDVYEKRVVREESKLLSMMPLSGPIKANRTLLHNIQEEFECCGLIEGYKDWGASIPASCNCHYPGKCIRLRGSATIGAPKNQYVYREPCLPIYVSELKLAFSLVMAIQFGSGIFWIILLFMSIKLMGQIKKKQEFIAFLQSNRYVPGAF; encoded by the exons ATGCAGAAGAGCTCGGTGGTCGTGGTGGCGGATAAAACCAGCCTGAAAAGGCCGTTTATTTTCGCTAATGCTGTGCATATG GCACTGTGCTTCTTCATGCTGAGGATGACCGTAATATGGCACAGGGACCTCATCCAAACTGGCAAA ATGGTTCCCAGTATCTCTGTAGCCATGATGTACGTCATCGAGgctggctgcctgctgctctcagTGCTCGGTGTGTTTGGAGCCTGCAAAGGAAAGAGATGGTGTTTAATTCTG TATGCAGCTGGGATGGCAGCAGCCAGTCAAACAATTATCATCAGAACAGCATTAAGTTACCAAGACGTTTATGAG AAACGTGTTGTTCGTGAGGAGTCCAAGCTGCTGTCCATGATGCCGCTCAGCGGACCCATCAAAGCCAACCGGACGTTACTGCATAACATTCAAGAGGAA TTTGAATGCTGTGGTCTCATCGAAGGCTACAAGGACTGGGGCGCTTCCATCCCCGCCTCCTGTAACTGTCACTATCCAGGAAAATGC ATTCGACTAAGAGGCAGTGCTACAATCGGAGCTCCAAAGAACCAGTATGTTTATCGAGAG CCTTGCCTTCCGATTTATGTTTCCGAGCTGAAGCTGGCATTCTCCTTGGTGATGGCCATACAGTTTGGCAGTGGGATATTTTGG ATTATATTACTCTTCATGAGCATCAAGCTGATGGGGCAGATCAAAAAGAAGCAGGAATTTATCGCTTTTCTCCAGTCAAACAGATACGTGCCTGGTGCTTTCTAG